One part of the Brevundimonas sp. NIBR11 genome encodes these proteins:
- the rph gene encoding ribonuclease PH, translated as MRPSERTPDQIRTVTLETGVNRYAEGSCLVSFGHTKVLVTASIEEKVPGWMRNTGQGWVTAEYGMLPRATHTRGRREAAAGKQSGRTQEIQRLIGRSLRAVVDLKALGERQVLIDCDVIQADGGTRTASITGAWVAMASALGYLRAEGVLKENPILDQVAAISCGIFNDVPVADLDYEEDSNAEADGNFVLTGSGTIVEIQATGEKRGFSRPEFDRLFELAEAGCNQLFALQKAAVDEALADQR; from the coding sequence ATGCGCCCCTCCGAACGCACCCCCGACCAGATCCGCACCGTGACGCTGGAGACCGGCGTCAATCGCTATGCCGAGGGCTCCTGCCTGGTGTCGTTCGGCCACACCAAGGTCCTGGTCACCGCTTCGATCGAGGAAAAGGTGCCCGGGTGGATGCGCAACACCGGCCAGGGCTGGGTCACGGCCGAATACGGCATGCTCCCGCGCGCCACCCACACGCGCGGCCGCCGCGAGGCCGCCGCCGGCAAACAGTCGGGTCGGACCCAGGAAATCCAGCGTCTGATCGGCCGCTCGCTTCGCGCCGTCGTCGACCTGAAGGCGCTGGGCGAACGTCAGGTCCTGATCGACTGCGACGTGATCCAGGCGGACGGCGGCACCCGCACCGCCTCGATCACCGGCGCCTGGGTCGCGATGGCGTCGGCGCTGGGCTATCTGCGCGCCGAGGGCGTGCTGAAGGAAAACCCGATCCTGGATCAGGTCGCGGCCATCTCCTGCGGCATCTTTAACGACGTCCCGGTCGCCGACCTCGACTACGAAGAGGATTCCAATGCCGAGGCCGACGGCAACTTCGTCCTGACCGGCTCGGGGACCATCGTCGAAATCCAAGCCACTGGCGAGAAGCGCGGCTTCTCGCGCCCTGAATTCGACCGCCTGTTCGAGCTCGCCGAGGCCGGCTGCAATCAGCTGTTCGCCCTGCAGAAGGCTGCGGTGGATGAGGCGCTCGCCGACCAGCGCTGA
- a CDS encoding YcxB family protein: protein MRRLTETDAATHEIVVAVPGVLLGPDEAAFDRSETPINLMAPKWVLIGVPFAAGAVIQLLHVPMRPIWIGAVLLVVLLALVAGLWRLWAFWSMRGQRRFTDTRFGGQALDWRLDETEVRQTGPFVDTAVPWTAFVHVLDQPRAFVFCLSETNVMILPRRLLSKAQQADLRELIDRARDRGLIGDTPADLLPSWDLIRDGVRERYGA, encoded by the coding sequence GTGCGCCGCCTGACCGAGACCGACGCGGCGACGCACGAGATCGTCGTCGCCGTTCCGGGGGTCCTCCTAGGGCCGGATGAGGCGGCTTTTGATCGATCCGAAACGCCGATCAATCTGATGGCCCCGAAATGGGTTCTGATCGGCGTGCCGTTTGCGGCCGGCGCGGTGATCCAGCTGTTGCACGTCCCGATGCGACCGATCTGGATCGGCGCGGTGCTGCTCGTGGTCTTGCTCGCCCTGGTCGCGGGCCTGTGGCGTCTCTGGGCCTTCTGGAGCATGCGGGGCCAACGACGCTTCACCGATACCCGGTTCGGCGGTCAGGCGCTCGACTGGCGCCTCGACGAGACCGAGGTCCGCCAGACCGGGCCCTTCGTCGACACCGCCGTGCCCTGGACCGCCTTCGTCCACGTCCTGGACCAACCCCGCGCCTTCGTCTTCTGCCTGTCGGAGACGAACGTGATGATCCTCCCCCGCCGCCTGCTGTCAAAGGCCCAGCAGGCCGATTTGCGAGAACTTATCGACCGCGCCCGAGACCGGGGCCTGATCGGCGATACGCCCGCCGATCTTCTCCCTTCCTGGGACCTGATCCGCGACGGCGTCCGCGAACGCTACGGCGCATAG